The window GGCTGCTCGACAACGATATAATCTCATTCACGATATTTCACCCTCGTCAAACTCTTCGACACCCATCGCACCCTCAGCCGCTATTCCCGCCGAACTCGAGCATCAAATCGTTATGAGCATGGTTGAGAGAGTTATTGCAATGATTCGGTGTCGAAGGGGGCTGAAAGCAATCGAAAGTTTTGAGCAGGTGGCGTTTTTGATGCGATATGTGGGATGGTTACGACAGGGTGCGAGGAGCGCTTGAGCGTGTGTAAAGAATTAGATCGAGCGAGCGTGAGCGAAACAGCAACTTACATCATTCGCATACTCCTCTACATCCAATCATAAAAAGCAAAAGCTCTATCGAATTATCATCAAAACAGCAATCATCCTCATGCGCCTTGGTGTTACCGCCATCCATTCATCCAAAAATACATATCATGCCACATAGCGCCAGCAACAAGAATTTTTGTCATTTCTTGGTATACGCTTGCTATTGTATCCGACTATCCGTTATCTCTGTCTCAAAATTCTTTATTCataagaagaagacttGTCACCAGCTAAACATCAACACAATGCTTGTATCCTATCGTTGTCCATGCcagaagagaaggaaagaaggttGTCTCAAAAGTAAGAATGGGGTATAATTTAATTTAGAATGGCGGATGGTTATTGGGATGAcatggaagaagaaaagaagaagttgtTCTGTTCTGCCTTTCCTTGTCTTTTTTGTCTTATTTTTCACTGTGTTCATTTGGggagaaaggaaagatACTGGGTAAGACTATATTCTCGCTCTTGGGTTCAAGTTCTACTTTTATTGCCATTTGGGATGCATATTTGTCAACCGCTTAACACATGTTCCATCTGCTTAATTTATAAGTTGTTAAATAGAATTAAGGGACACAATGAACAAGGAGAGTTATGAAGTCTGAAACTGTCAATGGCTACCCTCTTTGTACCTCCCCCCCATAGCATTCCACAGCTTTACCACTTCCTCCGTCGAGGACATTAATCCTGTCGCATTCTCCACTGATACAGCTTCTTTTGCGTGTGCCAAGGAGGTAGTACCGCATAAAGGAGTTATGCCCCATCTATTGCCGTGGCGCATTTGCATTAACTTCCAGTTTGCTCTTGTGCCAAGTAGTAGGGTGGTGCGTGAGGAAGACTTACAGCTGGCAAAGCTTATAAATTGTCTGCTCAGGGGTCAACCCATATTTCGCAGCGAGATTGATCAAGAAAGGCTGTTTGAGCAATGTAGGTGAGCCGGTCAAGGTCCAGAACGATCTGAATCACAAAATTAGGCCAAGGACTGTCAGTTTTGATGGGACATAAGAAgcgaaagaaaaggagagggGAGGGAAAATGATACGTACTGGTATCGAATATCATGCCCTCGGCAAATATCGTATACTGTTTCCGTGAAGAAAACGTTTAATTGTCAACCTAACTCGATTGATGGACAAACTGACGAGGGGACAGGGTAGGAAGAAGGGACAATGAACAACTACTTACTATCCCAATCCCACCCATTCCCCTCATACCATCGATTCTGCACTATTTCAACCTTCACCTCCGGCTCTTCCTGATGCTTTGAAGAATACTCCGCCACGCTGTCGATCAACCATTTCAAAAGCAAAGGGTCGTAACAGTTGGATATTCCAAGATGTCTGACTTGTTTTGTGGAGAGGAACCGGGAGAGGGTAAGGTAAGCTTTGAGTGTGTCCTGTGGTGAATGTGAGCATGCAAAGATTCGTGAGATAAATAATGAATCTTCATGAAGGGAGAATGGGCGGGAGGTAAAGGGAGAGCGAAATCCAGCTTCAAAATAAAGACCCACCTCACGACTCTTTAAAGGCGAGTGCAACACAACCGCATCAATATATTCCACTCCCAGATTTTTCAACGACGTTTCGAACGATTGCTTCACCTGTTCCTCAACAGGAGATGAGGGGTCGTACGGTAATGTCAGGGATGGGTCTTGCCCGTCTATGCTTGTGAATCTGAGCAGGCGGTGAGGCAAGGAGTGATTGTCAGGGGCAGGAtaagagaaagaaagaaaaaacaTACTTGGTTTGAATATATAATTCTTCCCGCTTCACCACACCCTCACTGATCAGACTTTTAATAGCCTGCCCAACTAGATCTTCCCTATCGCGACGGTCAAAAGTAGATCCGGAATTTGGAAAGGACCGTTGAGCAAAAGCCTACCTATAATGCTGGATTGTTACGGTTAGCATGTCATCTCTCCAATCCATATGTTACTCTCTCACCTTTGGTTGACAGGCCGTATCAATTCCTCTGAATCCCGCCTTTACAGCTTGAGACACCAATTCCGCTgtcctctccttcttcctaTATTTGTAAGGTCAATATTATTTGCATACAAGCAGAGAAGGGAAACAGAAAGATACGCACCAAGCAGTACCGTACATTATCCGCGGCATCTGCATCCCAATCTCCATAGATTTTGCAAGCTGATTTGCGAGCATTCTTCCTTATGTAACTCTTATTTGCTGTGTCCTGTTTCCTGCCTAATGGTTGTTTTTCTGCTAGGTTATTGCTTCCTTCAGATGGTCTTCGCTTTCCTATGAAGTTAGTAAACTGAGCCGGTGACCGCTTGAGATGGGAACTTTGAACGAAGTGGGACTATATAGAATGACCGCATAATAGTCGGTGCCGCCTCCACCGCGCTCCACTTCGGTCATCCCCGGTATTCTATGCTAATTAATAAATAATACAATAGTACGCTATGTTCTTCGTTTTTCAAATCTCCTCTACCGTACTCAATCTGTTAAGAACCAAGTAATTGATTGTTTACAGCCCCATGTAGCGAACAATCAAAATAAAGTGCCCGTGAACTCATTGCATATGCATTAAATGCAGAAAAAGCCGCCCAACGCTTTTGTCACCCCATGCTTATCTTCACCTTTAGTCAtccttctcatcttcccccCTCAATATTTCATATGCCAATTCTCGATCGCATGGATCAACAGTATGCTAATTTACCAATGTCTCTTCGACTTCTGTTGCTCATTGTACGTCTTCTACAAGTTTCAATCAAAGTTAGTTCGTGTGGATCTTCCATTGATTGGCAACCAGGAAAAGGGATGTGGACTTTGGGAGGTTGTATTCCAAAATTTGGGGGATGGCGAGGGAAAAGACAATCATGAGGTTACTTACGACAGCGGCTACAGCAAAAGCGATGAATGCCAACACGCCAATGACCTTCAAGTCATAAGGCAACAAGATATCAGCCATACCGTTCAACCATACACCTTGTCCTGTTTCTGCATTGAGAAAAAACCCACTTTTAGGATAAACATGAACCATCCATCGCCACCGCTCTTCACTTCTCTTCGACCTTTACCGCTCCTCCCATTGGTGTCCGCGTTCATAGCTGCTTGCTTTCCATCGGACTTGGAGTTAGAGCTGGATTTGGACGTGCGGTATTCGGGTTTGAGCGTAAGAGAGTAGGTATTTACCGATACGATACTATGCCATTCTGTGAGCTGCAAGCATTCCATTGAGAGAAATGGGACCAACTCGTGATTGTCACTGACGTCTCCGGTAGCAGCTGAGAAGCCGATATAAGGGCTTTCTGGGAGATTGACGTTCGTTTCAAAGCAGATTTTCCATTCGTCCGACTTTTTGGTTTGTAATTTAAGCTAGTAGTTGCCATATTAGTTGCAATATCCTGTCTCACTTGTGGAAAAGGCATTGTGTGAGATGACATGAGGGATGGACATACCTGTAGGGCTCTGCCCTTGACATAAGTCAGTCTTGCCTTTGTCGGGACATCCCCTCTCCTCCTAAAGTTTTCTGAGCACCCCCCAATTTCATTCCCCTCGTTGTCCCGATCATGGTCATATGACGTCTTGCCGTCGCCTAGCATTGCGCTCACCCGAGGGAAGGTGTAGGCGTGTTTCGAATTTGCGTAACTATTCCCATGTAACAATATCAATAATCCTGACATTTCATTGCATCGATCCCGGTTATTAATCCAAAGGACTTGACTTACGTATCAAAGAAAATCCCGACCCCCTTGAACCAATCCACACTTCCGAAAACCGTGCCCTGCTTCGCCCGGTCAGTGGTCACCCAAAATGCCCAGCCATCTCCAAAGATATTGTTCGCCTTGCCATCGACTTTGAACTCGACATCGATTTGCCAGTTGGATACGGAAAGAGGCATGCGAGCCCAAAGCCAGCCGGACTGGGAAGGTTTGTCTTGGGTGAGGCGAACATGTTTGTTTGTGTTCTGTAATGGATTGTAAGAGGATCATTATTACACAGAGGGATATAGCGTACGATAATAGCATCTCCGCCGAAATCCCACCAGCGGTTCTGTAGATCAGTATCGACATAAGGCGCGGCCAGGGAGTGTGTGCGAAGGGGGACAGTCCGCTCGATGACAGGTGCCAGAGAATCTTCTAATTCGGCTGCATTAATGCCTGCGATTGCCGTAAGTGCCGTGAGTGAGAGGAGGGATAAAGTCGGATTTCGGCGCATTTTTTATAACtgaggaaaaggaaatgaAAGAAGTAATGAAAGCTAGTCAAAGGGTACGGTAGACACGTCGATACAGGAACGCGTACGAATACAAGCTTCTATTACTTTCATATTGACGTCATGATTTGTATTTCTAATCCGAAAAAGATCCCGCTAATCAGTCTCTATGTCTGTTACCCGCCCGGATCAGGACAATTCCATTCCACGCACACTCTCGAATGGCTTGCAACGTATGGTCAGTACAAAAACATAGTTGAAGTGCGAAACACACTGTATCCACAGCTTCCCGTACAGTTGTATATCCTTCTTTTACTATATAAAGAATCCTATTTACTTTTCCTGCCCACTCATGATCCACTTTGAAGCCTCCTTAgcatcctcctcctcttcctcctcacttctctttccctttcccctCTCAGGCACACCCAAACCCTTATATGTCGCTGGTCTCGCCTCAATTCTTTCCAGCCACTTGGCCACATTTGGGAAAGGTGTAATATCAACACCGGCCCAGGAGTAAGATCGGACCCAAGGGAAAACATTGATGTCGGCCAAAGAGAATTTACCGCCGACGAGGTATCCTTGACTTTCGGATTTGGCGAGTTGACCTTCGAGGACAGAGTAGAGACGAGCAGTTTCATCTTGGTAGCGTTTGATACCGTATGGGATCTTTTCGGGGGCGTATCGGCTATGAAAGGGGCAGACATCAACCGATGCATACCTGGGAGAGGAATGCGGGTGACTTACAAGAAGTGGTTGGCTTGACCTTGCATAGGTCCGACACCTACACGCATACATCAGTAGCATCCTCATTTCCAGGACATAAAGAACTTACCGCCATGGGCGAAAAAGATCCAGCTCAACGCCTGGCTCCTCTCAAGCGGGTCCTTGAACCAAAACTTGTAATCTTTATCGTACCTCTCAACCAGCCATAACAAAATACTCGCGCTTTCGAACACGTTGTGCCCACCTTCCACATTGTCATCTACCAGAGCCGGGATTCGTCCATTCGGGTTGATCTTCAAGAACTCGGGTTTCTTCTGGTCGGTATGGTCGAACCTCAACTGTGTGAAATCATACGCAATTTCGCGGTTCTCGGGGTATGCGGCGTGAAGCTCTTCAAGAAGGATAGAGGGTTTGTATCCATTGGGAGTTGCAGCTGTGAAAAGGTGCAACTTGGGTGTAACGGTGGTGGCTTCAGGGCGGAAGGACTCGGGACGGCggggggaggggaggggAGAGGCAGGCACAGAGGAGGCAGACATGGTGCGGATGACTGTGTGGCTTACTGTTGCTGTGCGGTAAATGGAATGCAGAGGAGAAGCTCTAAGCATGGATATATGGGGAAGACAAAGATTAGGAAAGTTGCGTGGTGGATGGGCGTTATATAGGACACGGCTAAACCCGATGTCATCATTCTTGCTCATGTAAGCTAAATACGCAAACGCTGAGAGGTGGAGGCGAGGGGAGTTCAATTTACGCGCTTGAAATATCGATCACCGCCCGTGCTGTTGGTAACGACCCTCATCAACAAGGGCAAGTACAACGTGTACTTCATATGAAAGCGTACATATTTGCTCTTGATCTAGGTATACCTCTGACATTTGCCCCTGTTGTTTCAGCAAGTTGACATGTAATCCAACAGACCATCGTATGAATTACAATGACAACACCCTAATTTATTAATCAATAATAATAGATACCAAACACAATTTACAGTTTAGAAATATTAATAAATGTCTCGCTACAAGGAACGGACGAAGCCTCTTACTTGCAAGGCGAGATACAGTCCTCCGTTCTCgcataataataaatacaAATGAAAGGTATGGATTACGAGGAGTACACGTTAGAAAGCTTATGCTCTCTCAGTAATGCGAAAGATTCAAAAATATATCCATCCAAAGGATATCTGCAGTCAAAGCAAAGAGAGCGATGGTACAGGGTTATACAAGGCAAAACCCACCTGCTTGTTTGTCCGTCTGCCCTCCTTTCAGTGCATTCATCCTTTTACAGTGGTTTCCTTTCTTTCGTTATATGTATTTTACTCACCTAACACCTGAATAAAGTTTCGCAACTCCTTCACGGCAAAAACACCCGGTGGAACCATGCTCAGAACATGTGTCCTTCGTATTCAGGTCTCTCCATCCTACCTTCTCGGTACCTCATCACCATTATCCGTTCTCTTATTCTGCTCTTCGCGGCTTTGACAGTCCTTTTCCTCATTCTACCCGGAGTCTCTGGAAACAAGACTGGTTTCTACTGGGTGAACATTGAGTatgaaggagatgagggGACTTGGGAGGTTGGCGCATTGGGAAGTTGTCAATATGGGACCGAGTATGTCTTTCCCttttgcttcttccttcccgGTGAGAGGTTGAAAGGGGGGGAGATAGTGACGAAAGTGGACCTTGACGATTATTGCCCTGTAGATGCTCTTCTGCTGGCCGGACAAATCCTCCATATTGGGGATCTATTCATAGCCTTCTCATTTTCCACATGGCCTGTACGTTCGTCATCCCCTTTATCTTTTCCAAGTGTGGAACTGGTTCTCGGTTGACCAACCATACCCTGAACATAAAACAGCTGCGGTAATATTCTTCCTCACCTCCTGCTTTGCTTCTGCCTTATCTCATTTTCCATCCGCTCCTCTTACTATGAAATACGGCACGCTCGCCCCCACATTTGGCCCACTTTTCCCTTGTATCGTGATGATCTCCGATATCGTGGTGGCACATAGGCTCAAGTTGGAAGGAGATGTGAAGAGGGTAGAAGTTGTCGATGTTTATTGGCTGTGAGTACTTTTGGTAGGGTATCGTATGTCGCAGAAAGGAAAGCATTGGATACTGATGTGCCAGATAGAGGAACTGTGGGATTCGTCATGTCGGTTTTGTGGTTTCTTGCTGTGCAGTACGATGGTTACCTTCGACGGTTGGAAGCCAGAAATAACGACGAGATCAAAGACGACAAAATTATGGAAAGCAGCATTGTGACAAGGGTGGCAAATGTGGCATATAGCTGGTGGCCGTGGAGCGAGGCAGGCCAACGAAGGACAGCCGTGAAAGGAGATGTGGAGAGGACAGCTGGAAAACGGAAGAGAGAAAGCGAGATAAAagggggaagaaggattCAAGGTCTCATTCGCCTGCATAATTAGGGGTAAATAGATGACATACCCACCACTTTTATATGTTGCGTTGTTCGATAATGTCAACAGATCGTCCCCACACTCCGCTTTCATCTCCGCGACAAGTCGTCTTTTTACCAGCACCTCTCCACAAATCGCGTTATCATCTGCTCCCTTATACATCTCCAAGTTTTATCTCCAGCTTCCCGGTGGGGAAAATGATGCCCATCACGGGCTTGAGGAGACGACTAGCATTAAATGATATATTTCTTTTCGATGCATTGGCAAGGCGATTATTCCCGGATCCTTCCGGCCTTTCCGATCCTTTCCTGTTATGCTGTTTATTGCTTCTCGCTGGGGATCACCGCCACGACTGCCGATCTCTAGATATGCTTGAACGTACTGGAAGGCATGCCAAATAGTGGATGGATAGAATTCACTTGTCTGTCACCTCAAACGAACGAGCACCGACGAACGCGCTGAGGACGGGTTTAGCTATTATTACGAAATTAGTTTCAGCCAAGCAACGTAAACAACCTCCACCGGTTAGTCGCCCCTGTGCTTCCGCCGGCATTTGATTGACAGATCCGGTTGTCGGATGGGGCCGCTTTTCTTCGTCGACTCAATCGTCGTCATTTCGCACCTAAAGCCTTGTTTAGCATTAGCTTTTTATTTCTACATCATAGCTCTCATCTCACTCGAATAACAATCCTTATTCAGCTATAGTCTAGTACATAGAATCGCCAGCCATCTTTGTCCAGCAAAAAATCATCAAATTTGTAGTCAACCAGCCCCTCCAACGCCTGGGAGCTCCCGTTGCATCTCGCCATGTCGAAGTTCAAGATCTCTTCCGCACTATGGGACAAAATCCACCATTTTGCATCTTTTCCTCAAACCGGAGGTGTGTAAATGCTCTATCCGCTATTAATGGCATGCCATGCTGAAGCAGTCCCCCAGTTTCTCTTCAACAGATGATCCTCTTCGGCCAGAATCCATCTCAAGGAACACTCCTCAAAGCTTCACAATTCCTTTCGGAAGAGTTACCAATAAGACTATCTCATAGAGTGGTAGAGCTCGAAGGCCTTCCAGATGGGCTAAATAAGATGCCCAGTATAAATACCGTAAAGGAATGGTACGCGCAAAGTTTTGATGTGAGTGGGGCAGCTTTTGGTGGTGCCGTATATGTCTGTTTGCGATAGTGACGGGAAAGAGGGGAGGCGGTCAAATACCTGAGAAATGCGGCCTTTCGGGTGTTATCAGCGGTCGGAACGTTGCTGACCATATATCAGGAACTGGTATCTTTTCCAAAACCAAGACTCAAGCCCGAGCTGGAAGAGATTTTACGCATCCCGCCCGCACCGTACGTTTCCTCATCTGCCCTATTCTTGCTTGATAGCTTATCTTGTTTATTTCCTTTTCAGTACACAACCATTCCCCTCTGCTACTCCAAACCCCTCGCTCGACCCGCTTATGCGTGAAGGACCAGTAGGATCTGGATTTGTGTCGGAAAGACATATAGGCACAGGAGGCAATGGCATAGGAGTTGGGAAGAGACTGAGAATACCTATCGAACGGAGGTGAGCCATCTCTAGTTCCTTTGATATATGCGTCAGACGGAGACTTGACGGCGAGTGATTGCCAGATACTTCTCCCCGCCTCCACCGACCATAATCTATCCCCCTGAAGTTCACGACTACAACGAGAAATTCACCGGGCTTCTTCAAATCATCAAGCACCGACATGATCCCACTGTGACTACGGTTGCGCAAGGCGTTTTAGAATGGAAGAGAATGCAGAGGGCGAGCGTGATTGGGACTCCAATACAGGAGTTTTTGGATAGATTTTACATGAGTAGAATTGGGATCAGGTTCTTAATCGGACAGCGTGAGTGTCGTTCTCATGACTAGCTTCCCCTGGAATTCAGGCCAATCGGAGCTAACCCTTTTGTAGATATTGCGCTAAACACTCTCCCACCTCATCCTGATTATGTTGGTATAATCTGCACAAGAGCAGTACGTACCTCTTCATTGACGAAGTGTATTTTATCTCATATTTTCCTCAGAATATCCACGATATCTGCCAAGAAGCTATCGGTAAGTAGACCTTCTTATTTACGCATTTTATATCTAATAATCCTTCAGATAACGCCCGCTACGTCTGTGAAGAACATTATGCCCTCTTCAAATCCCCTAATATCCAGCTCGTCTGCCCGCCCGACCTCACATTCCCTTATATCCCAGGTCATCTTTCTCACATCTGTTTTGAACTCCTCAAAAACTCTCTGCGTGCTGTGGTAGAGCGATACGGCGTCGACAATGATGATGAGTATCCTCCGATCAAGATGGTCGTGGTGGAAGGAAGGGAGGATATCACGATCAAGATCTCTGATGAGGGTGGTGGGATTCCGAGAAGCGCCATACCACACATTTGGACGTGAGTATTGTATTCCATCTTTCTTTCGGTATAGCAATGTCGAAAGCAAGTTTTGAGGGTAGTGCGATGTAGCAAATGGAAGAGCAGGTTTGAAATGGAACAAATAGAAAGCTGACAATGCAATAGTTACTTATACACAACGATGAGCGATGAAGGTCTAGAAGATACCATTCAAGGCTCGGACTTTAAGGCTCCCATGGCAGGATTTGGGTAAGTGCTTCACCCACTTACTTCCCTCTCTTTGGACATGTTGACTAACATAATCAACTCGTCACAGCTATGgccttcctctttctcgTCTCGTAAGTTCCATCTCCCCCTCGTTCATTTATCTGAAAATCAGTGATGCAATGCTGATAAAAATGGTTAATATAGTACGCTCGATTCTTTGGTGGTGATCTGAGATTGATCTCCATGGACGGGTACGGCACCGACGTTTACATCTCTCTCAATAAACTTTCATCTAGGTAAGCAATTCTTCTCCAGCATCCGGTCTTCCGTTGTCTTTGAGCCAGGTCTAATAAAAAAAATTAGTCGCGAACCTCTTCAATAATTACTGTGCGATCTCGTAGCATCCTAACCGTCATCTAACTGTCATCTTGACGTCGCACATCTTCTCCCATCGGTCTCATTCACCAATTATGTACCTCAAAACCGATTAGCATCTTCAAAGCATCATTCAAACACTACACAGCTGATTCACATTCAATTGCATATCCCCCTTTTCAAAGAAATAATCTTTATCAGATTGTCGAAGCTCAAACGAGAATAATGGCAGGCGATGAAGCAGATAGGGTTGATTGTTTAGACATTGTAAAAATGTATATCTTGTACGTTGGCGACAGACAAACTCAACGCGGAGGATGCCAAAGAGGCAGAGGGGCAAATTTTAAGGAAGAAATTGGTGTAACAGCTCTTGAATGAAACTCGGATGGCGATTGACATCGAGGAATTTCGGTTATGTCCCGAGAGAACTCAAATGATAACCAGTATAAGCCTAAACCCTATCTCAGCTAACCTTCCACCACCACTCGTTCCAAGAGTTCACATTAGACTCAAGTTGCCTTCGAGTTGAAGATAAATGCTCTTGGAGGGAACCGGGTGCAAAGTAGCTGAAATTAAGAGCAGCCTAGGCAATATCTTTCTTCAACCGTCTCATCCCAATATCTTTCTCTTCAGCCAAACAGAAGTCACTGGCGAGTCATTGGTCTAATCTACTTCGGCCCTGTACGATTAAAAAATTCTTTGTTGCTCTCTTTTCTCAACCTTCGATTACTCTCAATTGCCCTCGACTATTCTTATTCATCGTATTGTTGCTTTGCATCGCAACGAGGTATACAAAGCTATGTATACATCAAGTCAGTAACATACAATGATCACCCTATCGTTGCAATGTTCATCTTGTGAACGATCACGACCCTTCCTTGAGGGGATCCAGTGGTTGGCCGCGCATGTCTTGCCTTCCACGAGCTAACAAGTATTACTCTACTCTTCCACCCCACTCCACAAGCCCCCTCCTCATATCTTCTAACGCTTCCCCAATCACTCTGACCGTTTCCTCCAAGGatctcatcctcctctccctATCTAGCCTCCTGACCTCCAAAACCAGCTCGCGTCCTCCTTTAATCTTGGTGAGCGACACCGGGGAGGCATTTATATATAACTGGGCCCAAGCCGGGGTGAAGTTGATGCTGAGCAGAGATTGTGGGAGCGGAAGCGCTCGGGccggaggaggaggagatgggaGGAGGGTGATGGGGGTTATGAGGGTTTGCGGGAGGGTGGAAAGGAGGTCCTCGCTTCGTGCGCAAGGCTAGAAGGCATTGGGATAAGCGCGGCGATGAGATTGATCAAGCAAGGATCTTAAACGAATCAGAAGAGACTCACCTGTAGCCTCCCAAATATGTCTCTCTCAGCTTCACTTCCTTCCGATAGTTCACTTTCCACCCGTCTGAGTTCCTCACCTACTCTTGTAGCTACGAATTTGTCGAGCACCGCCGTCTCGCGGCCTCTCATTGCATAGACATTGCTCAAATCGGAGGGATCGATTGATAGGGATggggaagagagggaggaTGATTCGAATGGGAAGGGATCGGAGGAGTATAACGGTTTAACGAGGGCAAGGTAGAAGGGTAAATAATGAGCTCTGAGTATTGAAGTGGCCACTGAGGAAATATTGTCAGTATATGGGAGCTGCGTCCAATACCAACCGTCCCAAGCCAACTTCGAACTTACCCAGCCAGAAAACGCGGTTCACTCCTCGGAGGCCTCGAAACATCCCCCATAGCCTCCTGACCCGTTCTTCCTCAGGATCCGACCAGAATTTACTGGGAGTGGCCTTCTGGTCCAGTGTAAGTATAAGAATTCGATGAACGACGTGAAGAGGTAAATTGGCGAGGGAGGGCTTGGTGCTCGTTCGGCCGGAAAGTACCAGAGGCGTGTatggaggtggaggtgcGTCGATTGAGTTGTGAGTGTACATAGCTGCtgagatggaagatgtGTACTGGTCAATGCAGAACAATGCCACTCGAAGAGAATTGAAGAACGAGATCGATCGAGATGCGATGCGATCAAGAGATCAAGAGATAGATCGCCGGCTACCCGCCGTCGCGTATTATCTGGCGCGTATTTTTGGTCGGATAGTTGTCGGCGGAGGCCGAACTGGGTACCTTGCATGACGTCACGAAATCACCACTCATCTCCACCGCATATTTTCATGGTGTAGCCGTCATCGATACGATAATAGAAGCCAGCTATGATGCTTAGCCAATGTCGACACAGGGTATATATACCAGAAAGGCGACCTAAATATAACTTCCAATTTATACTTTACACATACCATACTTACAATGCTCCGTTTCACACTCACCAAACGACTCGCCCTCACTTCTGCCCGCGTCATTGAGCCGTCCCACCCCCGACTCCTCTCTACCTCCTACTCTCTTTTTAACAAGGGTCCTCCCACCACTCAAGGCCACGTCCTAGGCAAGGGTAATGATGACCCTCAAGCCGAAGCCGCCAAACAAGGGGCTGCTGCTAAAGAATCGTCCTCTTCAAGCGCCGCCTCTTCCGGTGAAGCCGAACCGTTTGATGCTGCTCGACAAGCTGGCGGCGAGTCCAAGCGGTCTAAATCGCAGGAGACGAGTGGTGTAGGTAAAGGTCAGTCTGGAGCATTCAAGGATCAGGTTGGTGGGCAGGAAGG of the Cryptococcus gattii WM276 chromosome H, complete sequence genome contains:
- a CDS encoding Lectin, putative (Similar to TIGR gene model, INSD accession AAW45609.1) codes for the protein MRRNPTLSLLSLTALTAIAGINAAELEDSLAPVIERTVPLRTHSLAAPYVDTDLQNRWWDFGGDAIINTNKHVRLTQDKPSQSGWLWARMPLSVSNWQIDVEFKVDGKANNIFGDGWAFWVTTDRAKQGTVFGSVDWFKGVGIFFDTYANSKHAYTFPRVSAMLGDGKTSYDHDRDNEGNEIGGCSENFRRRGDVPTKARLTYVKGRALQLKLQTKKSDEWKICFETNVNLPESPYIGFSAATGDVSDNHDIVSVNTYSLTLKPEYRTSKSSSNSKSDGKQAAMNADTNGRSGKGRREVKSGGDGWFMFILKVIGVLAFIAFAVAAVVSNLMIVFSLAIPQILEYNLPKSTSLFLVANQWKIHTN
- a CDS encoding Hypothetical protein (Similar to TIGR gene model, INSD accession AAW45283.1; CNI04390), which gives rise to MCPSYSGLSILPSRYLITIIRSLILLFAALTVLFLILPGVSGNKTGFYWVNIEYEGDEGTWEVGALGSCQYGTEYVFPFCFFLPGERLKGGEIVTKVDLDDYCPVDALLLAGQILHIGDLFIAFSFSTWPVRSSSPLSFPSVELVLG
- a CDS encoding Hypothetical protein (Similar to TIGR gene model, INSD accession AAW45714.1; CNI04410) — encoded protein: MYTHNSIDAPPPPYTPLVLSGRTSTKPSLANLPLHVVHRILILTLDQKATPSKFWSDPEEERVRRLWGMFRGLRGVNRVFWLGKFEVGLGRAHYLPFYLALVKPLYSSDPFPFESSSLSSPSLSIDPSDLSNVYAMRGRETAVLDKFVATRVGEELRRVESELSEGSEAERDIFGRLQPCARSEDLLSTLPQTLITPITLLPSPPPPARALPLPQSLLSINFTPAWAQLYINASPVSLTKIKGGRELVLEVRRLDRERRMRSLEETVRVIGEALEDMRRGLVEWGGRVE
- a CDS encoding Hypothetical protein (Similar to TIGR gene model, INSD accession AAW41266.1; CNA00360); protein product: MSKFKISSALWDKIHHFASFPQTGVSLQQMILFGQNPSQGTLLKASQFLSEELPIRLSHRVVELEGLPDGLNKMPSINTVKEWYAQSFDELVSFPKPRLKPELEEILRIPPAPTQPFPSATPNPSLDPLMREGPVGSGFVSERHIGTGGNGIGVGKRLRIPIERRYFSPPPPTIIYPPEVHDYNEKFTGLLQIIKHRHDPTVTTVAQGVLEWKRMQRASVIGTPIQEFLDRFYMSRIGIRFLIGQHIALNTLPPHPDYVGIICTRAVHNARYVCEEHYALFKSPNIQLVCPPDLTFPYIPGHLSHICFELLKNSLRAVVERYGVDNDDEYPPIKMVVVEGREDITIKISDEGGGIPRSAIPHIWTYLYTTMSDEGLEDTIQGSDFKAPMAGFGYGLPLSRLYARFFGGDLRLISMDGYGTDVYISLNKLSSR
- a CDS encoding Glutathione S-transferase, putative (Similar to TIGR gene model, INSD accession AAW45285.1); the encoded protein is MSASSVPASPLPSPRRPESFRPEATTVTPKLHLFTAATPNGYKPSILLEELHAAYPENREIAYDFTQLRFDHTDQKKPEFLKINPNGRIPALVDDNVEGGHNVFESASILLWLVERYDKDYKFWFKDPLERSQALSWIFFAHGGVGPMQGQANHFFRYAPEKIPYGIKRYQDETARLYSVLEGQLAKSESQGYLVGGKFSLADINVFPWVRSYSWAGVDITPFPNVAKWLERIEARPATYKGLGVPERGKGKRSEEEEEEDAKEASKWIMSGQEK
- a CDS encoding uncharacterized protein (Similar to TIGR gene model, INSD accession AAW45715.1) — protein: MQMPRIMYGRRRGQRNWCLKLEDLVGQAIKSLISEGVVKREELYIQTKFTSIDGQDPSLTLPYDPSSPVEEQVKQSFETSLKNLGVEYIDAVVLHSPLKSREDTLKAYLTLSRFLSTKQVRHLGISNCYDPLLLKWLIDSVAEYSSKHQEEPEVKVEIVQNRWYEGNGWDWDIYDICRGHDIRYQSFWTLTGSPTLLKQPFLINLAAKYGLTPEQTIYKLCQLWGITPLCGTTSLAHAKEAVSVENATGLMSSTEEVVKLWNAMGGRYKEGSH